Below is a window of Mauremys mutica isolate MM-2020 ecotype Southern chromosome 11, ASM2049712v1, whole genome shotgun sequence DNA.
tggggcacatgacttgaggagaggctgagggaactgggcttatttagtctgcagaagaaaagagtgatgggggatttgatagcagccttcaactacctaaagggggattccaaagaggatggagcttggctgttctcagtggtaccggatgacagaacaaggagcaatggtctcaagttgcagtgcgggtggtctaggttggatattaggaaacactatttcactaggagggtggtaaagcactggaatgggttggggttggtcctgctttgagcagggggctggactagatgacctcctgaggtctcttccaaccctaatcttctctgattctCTGAACACAAAAAACGTAAAAATACCATTCCTGGTATGATGACAACGAAACTGATATCAATTGGGAATTTCACATTTATACTTACAAGGAGAAACTGCAATTCTCTATGCAACTGGAacacaggactcctggggtccCCAGATTCCAATCTAATATTCTGAAAATTCCAAAAATACACATCAGATTCTGACTCTGGAATAAAAATTTACTAAAATCTTATTAACGGAACTGATGAACTATTTATTATGGATGTTATCAACACACTATGCTGCTACTGCAACAATAATGTAACAAGCAAAAATTAGCATATTTTCTGTGATCTACAATACTTGATATAAACAGTGACAAGGGTTTTTCTCCTACCAATGTCGCCACTGCAGTGAGTGGAGGTGTCTGCAGAATCTTATCCACAATATTCCATGTAATATCAACATATATATTACTCTCTGATTCAACCACTGTATCCTCCAATGTAGTGGATCGAATGAGCTCATATTGAGCAAAGCCTTTGGTTGCCACCTGgaatgaatatattttaaatagacATTTAAAACTGAAATCTACCATTCTAAGGAttattttcaaaaaaatgttATGTGATACTTCCTGGAGCCTGCAAAAGAGCCCTAAAATGCCAAATCAATGTAGTATTGGGAAGGTGTTCcccaaacaaacatttttaagagcactttaaaaataaaacttggcTAGTGTGAGAGAAACATACTGCAACGTAGCACATCCAAAAGTTAGGTAGCACATGTGGTCCCTTGCTTCCCAGATTAGCAGGAGCTCACAGTGCTACAGATCAAGATATACACACCAGCCATAAAGCTAACAAAAAAGTCCCACAAATCAACAAATATACAAAGAATCTTACAACTTAAATTCATAagctaaaataattaaatttacaaTATTTTGAAGGGTGGAAAAGCATGAAAAACCTACAATAGATGAGCGATGTCTGAATTTGTGTGCCTTTTTGAGGTCTTCTAGATTTGCAAAACACGTTTTGTCAGCTGTAGGACCTGGGAAAGGAAGAGAGGCTTTCAGAAAATACTAACCACAAATTGAAATTAGCACTCAGACGTAATTATTAAGCggtcaaaatggaaaaaataagtgGTGGTATTCTCCGAAGATCCACTCACAATGCAAACTCTGCTCACTTGTGACACCAAAATGAGCTGCCATTCACAGTAAAACTATTCTTCAAAATACAACCATCACTCTATTGCTTTTGTACAATTAGCAGTGCAAGTTAAtggcatttttaaatgtttagtaGCGTTCAGTTACTATATATCAGTGAGTTGAATGGGAGCAATTCTTACTTCTCTAAAAGTTGTGTCAGACTATCTGCAGAGCTGTCTGGATATCACTGCATGGATTGCATTCCATTTACACTTTGAAGGTTATTTTTGATACCACTTGGAGtagagaaaattattttaaaatgaaaatttagaTTATAGAGCACAAGTGGACAACTATCATGGCAATATAACTCTCACTTATTTCTTGTCCTCCCCTCTTTCAACTTTGGTGAAGGGCTGACCGCGTAACATTATAGCCAGGAGGAACTTACCATTACATGTAACTACATGGAAACTGATCCCTGTGATTTTGTCCCCATTTTTGAGAGGCTCAGCACCTAGCCAACAGATATGTTCAGGGTCAGAGCTGTCACATCTTACCCACAGGGGAGGAAGCACAACTGGTTTGCTTATCTTCAAATGGGTCATGTTTGGATTCTGTGCCATTGTATAGAGTGAAATCAGTTGCCTGGAAATAAAAGAACAATCATTAACAAAATTTAGGATGATGTTAGCTGACCCCTCTCTGTTTACGCTACTTCAAAatctagtccagggatcggcaacctttggcacaaggcccgccagggtaagcccccggcaggcggggccggtttgtttacctgccgcgtctgcaggtttggccgatctcggctcccactggctgcaattcgccgctccaggccaatgggggctgggggaagcggggtggactgagggatgtgctggccgccacttcccatagcccccattggcctggaacggcaaaccgtggccagtgggagccgagatcggccaaacctgcagacacggcaggtaaacaaaccggcccagcccaccagggggcttaccctggtgggctgcgtgtcaaaggttgccaatccctgatctactGTATTAACAGTAAAGCAACAGATAACAACTTAGtataaacaaatatatatattcagaATTAAGCAGTTTTTGTTAGTTGAAAGACAGATAGTTTAATTTGATAAACTGGCTGGGATTTAATCCAATCTGGTATCTtttgctatatttaaaaaaaattgaaaaaatggtCATCACTTTAAATTAAAGTCATTTAAGTCTCAGTCCTGCACACTTACACACGAGTAGTCCAATTTAAGTTAATGGGACTGCTCTCAAGTGCCTTTGCAATATCAGGTTTATTACTCCTTCAGTTATTAAAATTTCCAGTAGGTATGAGCTCCCTTTCCATGATGAAATACAGTCATCTCCCCATTAATATACAGCTACTAAGAAGCGAATAGTTTTATAGGATCAAAAAATAATATTCTGAAATTGTCCAATATTAGAAAGAAAAGGACACTTTGTTGCAGTGTGTATCtgaggtgaaattcatcccaacATAAAAGGACCACGGAAGGTCCTCCACACACAATTAAATCCCAAAATACCTCTCCCTACATGGAGGAGAATCCTCTTTAACTCAGCCTATTAATTTGTGACAATTACAAGTTGCCTTgttttcactaggattttacctcaagtTAGCTAGCTCAAGTTGAGAACATACTTTTCCCTCCCAGTGAAGACAGACCTATAAGGTGTTTGTGCCACTAATGTGAAATCTGTCCACTCATTTCAACATACTCTTGCTGTCTCACGTTTGAATAGTTGTTGTTCTCTTAACAATAATGAGGATAACATGAAAAGTATGAAATATCTAGGTTTCTCCTTCTAGATTATTGTCTACACAGTTTGAGGAAAATATATATGTAATACACACAAAATTCCATTTGCTTTGCAAATTCTTATGATTAgttagaacataaaaacagccatacggTGTCAGATCAAAGGCCCATTTAGCCCAGCATcgtgtcttccgacagtggccagcaccaggtatttcagagggaatgaacaaaacaggtaatcatcaagtgatccatcccctgttgcctgtTTAGTTTAGCTATACACAACACTTAGTATGCTAGTTACATTGCTGCACAGAATTTACTTTTGTGTTGAATAAGGTATACAACTGCTTTTAAACAAAAAGATAAAACTATGGAAACTTACTTTCCTTTTGTAACAGATAGAGCAACTGGTCCAGAACCTTTCTTTGGCATAAACTCCGAAATGTAAGTGGCATCATCTATTTGTGATTCTTCCATTTGGTCGGTTAGTTCAGCATGTCCCTTTAAAAGAAATGCATAAGTAAATCTGAAAATTAGAATATATTTGAACATTTCCAGGGATGTAAGTGTAAGGCtctagttttaaaacaaaacaaacaaaacccacttACCGCTTTCTGCATAATGAATATCATACTGTTTCCATTCCAAAAACTTTCTAAGGGACTTCTGCAACCCTCACCAATCAAATGTACTTGGACATCAGcctggaaaaggaaaagaaaaattttgTTAATGTATTGCATTTACATGTTGTGTTTAGAAGACATTTTTGCGATAAAGATTTCAAAATCAACTAATTACACAACAAACTATTTTCTACTATCATTTCAATCATTCATTAATAATCCATGCCTTTCTCACCTCAAGATAAGACAGCTGCAATGTATTCTACATGGAGCTAAACCTTATCAACTGAGAAATTTAAGATGACGCAGAATGTTGCAAGCCACTTAATAACGGCATATCATGAATTGCAGCCCTGGAATCTGTACTGGCTGCCTATTGGTTTCCAGGGGAAATGTATGGCTTAAGTTGACCTATTAAACCCCATATAGCTTAGGACCTAAGAGATTGCCATCTTCCCATGCCATACTGTTGCAGCTGCAGTCAGTGGAGGTACTCAAGCTATAGTCCCATTGGTATAAAAGAGAGGTTGAGTTTCTCAGGACACTTTCTCTATGAGGGGTTCTAAACTTTGGAATTCACTTCTTGAGCTGGTCCCAAATAGCCCAAATCTGTTGCTATCAAGGCTGCGCAGCTCTTTACTCAAGCTTTTGAatatgaaaagaaaaaggaatgCAATAAGGATACTGTTTGATTTGTCATTTCTattcagctatttattttctagctttggaaatgtttttaaaagttactcattttttaaattatgccaATTTGCCTAGATCCCAAGATTAGATGCTTCTCTTCTACACACTCCTGTTtgttataaatttaaaaataaataatgatcTTTGAGATATCTTTAAGCTTAAAAGTGGTTTGAAAAATTTCTAaagagctatttttttttaaaaagaaaaaaaaaagtatttacctCAAACGGAAATGGGTCTTTGGGGATACCTTTGTTTCCTTCATTATATActctgaaataaaacaaaacaaaatattcacttagtttattttttctttttcccctccccaaatGATACATTTGTCTCTAAAAACTAGAAAGAAAatatggtgttttttttaaaccaatccgGTTATATTAGTGCAATCTCTAACATGAACACAGTTTAGTTCAGGCCTTTgaagctgtgctccagctccgctccagctccaggcaaaaacctgaaACTCCACCGTGCCAGAGCTGCTccgtgctccagctctgggctccgctccaaagccctggttaaGTTATACCTTTATACAAATGTATAGGTGCTTTATACAGGTGTAGCTTATGGGAATAACAAAACAAATATAAAGCACCTTTTTACAACATCcatatgggggggagggagcataTAGTATTGTATATAAAGCGGTAAAACTTTCTAGTGTTGACAAGGCCTTTTCCCAGTTATCGCTCAATATTCCCTGAAATGTAGGAATCACACAGATCCCTTTCTAGACTCGAAACCCAAGTTTGCACCAAACTGAGGCAAGACCAAGATTGACCAAGTTCCTTCTACCCAAGAGCCACTCACTTTTTTGCAGCTAGCTTCACCTGCCATTACTCtctcattaattaattaatcagaCATAACACTTTGCCCAGTATAGATGCTACCAACTTCGTAATAACTGTATTCATCTCCTATTACAGTTATGTGACTAGTGTTGACAGCCCGTTAAGCAACGTATAATGTCATGTGTACCCTACAGCTGCTTGGGGTTGCCAACAGTCTAatccaggggtgggaaaactttttggcctgagggccgcatccggtttcagaaattgtatggagggccggttaggggaggctgtgcctccccaatcAGGCAGGAGTGGCCCGGCCCcaccccttgcccccccccaggactcctgccccatccaacccccacccattcCCTGATGGGCCCCCCCAGCAGGATCCctaccccatccacacacaccctgctccctgattgcccctggaacccctgcccctgactgccccccactgccccatccaaccctccctccttcctgactgcccccccggactcctgcacCCATTCAACACCTCCCCCCGTTCGtcaccctctgaccaccccgacccctatccacaactCTGCCCACAACCACCACCCCGAACCCCCGCtgctcccttaccatgctgcctggagccccGGTGCCTGGTGGTGCGGCTGTGGCTGGAGCCAAgcaccaggccaggagctcaggggccgggcaggagtgtcccgcgggccggatgtggcccacggaccgtagtttgcccacctctggtctaaatgcacaaacccaaacaccccgatttttgggtcttttccttatacaggctcctattgcccccctgtcccgatttttcacacttgctgtcaggTCACCCTAGTCCGCTCGGTGCCAAGCAACAGCCGGGAGCCCCATGGCGCTGTCACCGTCCGTCCGCCCCCAGGGGAAGGCCCCGTGGCCTTTTCCTCACGAGCCCGTCTCCTTTCCCCGCTCCCCCGTCtcccggccggccggccggcggCCCCTTCTAGGAGAGGCCCGGGGGCTGGGCCAGCCCCGCGCCGAGGGGACACTCACTGCAGCAGACAGTCGTACAGCCGCAGGGCCGCCTGGTGCCTGTGGGAGCCCATTCCCCGCCCTGCCGGCCTCCCAGTCAGGCCAAGCGAAGCGAACTACCCGCCTTCCCGCCCCGCGGAGGTCACGGCCCCTCCAGCCGGGACTACACCCAGCACAGCCCGGGATCAGACAAcactatttttaatttattgaGCTCTAACGATTCGTTGCACGTTATTTTTGTCATGTTATCATCATcgttttataaaaacaaactttATATTATAATTTTTGTCAGGCCTGCCTCGGAATCCATCCGCCAAAAAATAGTCCCCAGGCTCGGGAGGGATGGGAAGCCTGAGAGGCCGTGGTATGAGACTATTTCCACAACCTCAAtcggagggtgggtgggagattAGAGGACTCGCTTTCTTGCCGCCTCCTGGGAGgtttgggaggggagggtggggtggagggttaCATATAGGCAGATGGTAGTAAAAGGTCCTTCCTTTTCCGGTTGGGGCCGTGGCGGAGTGAGGCGCGAGAGCCAGAGGCTCCTCTGCCAGCATGGTGAGGCGcggcctggggggctgggctgtggggtggcagGTCGATAAAGGGGAACCGGCGAATGGGGCGAGCGCTAAGCCAAGGCACGGGGACGGGAATcggcgggcagggctggccgcCTGCGGGCGGAGGGCACCGGCAGCGGGACACTCGGCCGCCATTTTGGAGTCGTCAGCGATCGGCCTGCCGCGTGGTGCCGGCCTGGGGGAGCGTAGTAGGCCTGGGCGGGAGGGAGGATGGCTGTATTCTGGGGGAGCAGGCCGGTGTGCGATGGCGGGATGGAAACGGGCTTGGCTCCCGCGGGACGGGCCATGGCTGAGATCCCGTAGCTCGTAGTTCAGCTCTGGGCCCCGCCTGAGAATCTCTTCTTATTGCGGGGGGGACGAATGGGATCGGGTCCAGCCTGACTCTCGGCTTAATCCGCTTCCCGCCCGTTTCTTTTTTAAAGCATGGAAGGGTTGGATATAGGGCTGTTAAAACGGACTATGCGGGgccctgccctctctccccgTCCCAGTTCCTTACCTTCCACCCAGAAAAAATATAGGGTTTGAAAAACGCTTGGGGGTGAAATCGTGTTAAAACTTTCCACGTAGTAGCATGAGGCAAGAACCTGGCTTCAGCAGCTTGTAGTTCCATGTATGCGGCCAGCCCAGCCTACCGATTTAGCTGATGGAGGTCGTAGTTGCTGTCATGATGTAGTAGTTAGTGTTGGAAATTCGTGTAATTGACACTTTCATTATTAGGAATTCTTGCAATATATAGTATGTATCATAGTTGTTAGCTAAATGCTCCTTTGAGCAAAACtgaaaaaggagggagggagaagcctatTTAGCATTGCCACACAGTGTTCCTGACTTGAAGGAGAGCTCTCTGTAGCTTGAAACCTTGTTCTTTTTTTCACAACAAAAGTTGGTTGGAATGAAAAATATTTCGTCACTCATAACGTTAATGGCAGATCCATGCCATTTTGTTAAGGCCAGGAGTTTTTCCAAAATATTGGTTATATATATTTGAAGTCCTTATTAGACACTGGAGAGGAAGCAGTACTGGGCCTGGTTAGTTTTTCAGGTTTCCAAGATAATTTTGTAAGTGAAATAACTTTAAGTTTCTTGTTATGCACCAAAACTCCAAAATGCACAGATTTAATAAATGAACgtgttttaattaaaagattaCTAATAGATTGTTTAAAGTATCTGAAAATAAAATTCAGTATGGATATAAGAATAACAGTTTTACATCATTGCTGAAGCTGAACTGTGTTGACCTCCCAAGTGTGTATGTGATGACTACTACAGTAATATGAAGTTGTTTGGTATAAGTATAAATGGAAATGCTTATTGCTGTGATGATATGAGTATGTTCTTATCCAGTGTTCAGTGACAGTTGTCTGCTGTCAGCATGCTGGCGCTGTTGAACTGAAGACACTTGACCCTGAGCAATATTTTAAACATCTTTTGAATCTGAACCTTTCAATTTATTGGTGCTGAAGAAAATTCTTGTCTTTTTCAGGCTTGTACTCGTCCATTAATATCTGTATACTCCGAAAAGGGGGAGATATCAGGCAAAAATGTCACCATGCCTGCTGTATTTAAAGCTCCTATTCGCCCTGATATCGTGAACTTTGTTCATACCAATTTGCGCAAGAACAATAGACAACCCTATGCTGTCAGTGAACTTGCAGGTATGATTTGTGTACAGAATTTGAATAGGTTCATTTAGATCAGGATTATTGTTTTATTACGTTAATATATAATACTTGTCAACTTACTGTATACATGCCACTTATGTTGTTTTAATTTTAGCTCTAATACTACTAGGACTTAATTTACATAGTACCTTACAATCAGAAGGACTCAGAACTGCAGCTACCTCTGGTGTGGAACCAAAAATGAACACTGCAGAAAGTATCTTAGCCAACTAGAACCGCAAGGGGAATTTTTGCTAGGTGAAATTAGTTAACAACCCTGTTATGAGTAGTGccataaaacagtggttctcaagctttccagacttctgtacccctttcaggagtctgaagcCCAAGTCCCACCGGCCAAGGCTCaggcatgtaacttagctttgcgAGGCGCTCTGTGGCATAGAgctccaggcaattgccctgcttgccaccctctTAACGCCAGCCCTGCACTTGCAACCCTCCTTAAATCCATCCcatgctgccccctccctccccagggctcAGAACTCCTAGGTTGAGAaacacatcaactcatctagatcagtatCCCCCATggatacacgtacccctggttgagaaccgctgccacAGAATACCGGATTGCCATTGGTGGTTAGGTCATCATCTTAGCTTACATTATATTTAAGAGACAACATACTTGATCATGGTCTGATACGGGGAGGGCTGATGCTACAAGTTTTCCTCCTAAGTTTCCCATCCAAGTACTAAAGGGGCATAAACCTACTTGGTGTGAAAATATGTATGTTTACAGTGTCCATCTTAAAGTTCAGTAAACTTTGTAATTTACATTCACATTTTGATAGTGTAATAGTATAGTCCCAGTTATTGTCTGTGTCCAAACTGGTGTTCAAGCTTCAAAATCTGTCTAAATTTAACTACATAGAAATGATGAGATTCCACTTCATTGGTCCGTGTTTCTGAACTATATGATATCAGTGGAAGTTCTGATTCTCTTGAATTCTTCATTCCTATGACTTAGAAAAAACAGATTGTTTCGCTTTCTCTGGACTTTTActgatgaattaaaaaaaaattgtttcaggacATCAGACCAGTGCTGAATCTTGGGGTACTGGAAGAGCTGTTGCTCGTATTCCCCGAGTGCGAGGTGGTGGAACTCATCGCTCTGGCCAAGGTGCTTTTGGAAATGTATCCTTTTGATTTTGGTTGTGACTGTTGAGTCAGTGTAAAATTGAACTTTttgaggggatggggagcagaaaTCTAAACAATTAACTGATAACCATgagaaatctgttagtctttaaggtgccaccggactcttcgtTGTTACCATGAGGAAAGATCTTTAGATCTTTTAATTTTTGAGATACACATTGCTGTTGGTTTAGCTTGCCATGATGTCGTAATTTGCGTCTTACTCTGTACTCAGTGACAGTTGCCTGCTGTCAGTGAGCTGGTACAGATGGTTGATGAACAGCTAATGCTGAGCAAGACTTTAAAAGGTCTTGTTTtgtaaaaacatttgaaaagtttTATTCTTAACTGTGGATGCATAGATGTGTCGCGGAGGCCGTATGTTTGCTCCAACCAAGACTTGGCGACGTTGGCATCGCAGAGTAAATACAACTCAAAAACGGTATGCCATCTGTTCTGCTCTGGCAGCTtctgctctcccagcactggtcaTGTCTAAAGGTGGGTATGTTGAAAATTCCAGAATGCTTGCTCTTTACTGCTGCACAGCGTGCCAACAGCTCATTATTGTATTGCCATGGGGTAATTTAGTTTACTCCAAAGAAGTTGAGTGTTGTACAGTATTACagtacaacttttttttaatggtatcCACGTCATGTGAAATGTTTCAAATAAAAGGAGCATTATGTTGAGTAAAGCTGAACTAAAAGTACAGCGAGGTTATACAGAACAGAATGGAAACAGCCTGTCATTGATGTGACTCTTGCCCTGGTAGTTTATGGTAGTCAGTTGCAGAAATACGTTTTTAGTCACATTCCAGATCATCACTATGATTGTTTCTCTTATTAGAGGCCCAAGACAAGTTGAACTAACCTCAGCCCTAGAAGTAGTCCTTATAGGTATGATTTGAGGGGACACCAATGGGGTCCTGTGATGAAGTTTGCATTACTGCTTTTGCTATACATGTTCATTATTACATGGAGATTTGTGTGGGCAAAAAATAATAGATAACTTATCAAATTCTCGTAAAATTCTTATCAGGCCACCGCATTGAGGAGGTTCCAGAACTTCCTCTGGTAGTTGAGGACAAAGTTGAGGGTTacaagaaaaccaaagaagctGTTCTTCTTCTGAAGAAGCTTAAAGCATGGAATGACATTAAAAAGGTGAGTTGTTTACTGTCAGTACAAGTAAACCTTTTACAAATCCCCATTAAAACATTGCTCATGCCAGACTGCAGCTCAGTAAATTAATACGTTGGCTCTAAAGTCTTCATTTGCTAtaatttaattattaaataatataAATTTTGATGTTTGCTTTTTATATGCTCTATTCATATCTTGACTTCACTTCGCTTAAAAATTAAATACTTGACAAACTATAGTGGGTTCAAAGCAAATTATAGTCGATCAATGCAAATTTCTCTTTCACTATGCTGCTTCACGTCTCTGCCCACTTCCTTCTAAGACTCTTCATTTCAGTGTTGCATAGAAAAGCATTTTAATAGCCTACTTTATCTCCAGAATGATGAACTTTTCACTGGTCCGTGTTTCAGATGAACAGTGATGATGGTGAAAATCTGACTTCTTGATTGTGCTGCCTCTTAATAGTGGGAATTGTACTGGTTGGATTTCTAGATGTGTTCTTTCTGCATAGGTTTATGCCTCTCAGCGTATGCGTGCTGGGAAGGGTAAAATGAGGAATCGCCGTCGCATCCAGCGCAGGGGACCCTGCATTATCTATAATGAGGACAATGGCATCATCAAGGCTTTTAGAAATATCCCAGGTAACTTTGAATTACTGAACAAATGGCAGTATGTCTTTTATCGGAAGGCTCTGATCCTCTCTTTGGATGAGAGTACCTAGAATGATGAGATTCCACTTCATTGGTCCGTGTTTCTGAAACACATGATTTTGTGGAAGTTCTGACTACTATTTGAATTCAGTGAATgtatatacagtaaaagcttttgtTATCTGGCATGTAGGTTGTCGTATGACACTACCTATCACTATGGGCAGCGCTTGGCATACACccagatcactaaaaatacacttaacactaaaactatactgaacataatttaatctttgattcagaaggcacttcaggaTCTTGCAGTGTCTCAGGGTCGCCATTATCAACATCAATTATTGTAGATGTAGAAGGTGTAGGAGATTGGGCTGTATCTGTAATGACCCTATGATGCACCCTGGAAGCTGCTTTTTTTAATAGATCCCTGATATCAGCTTGCTTGTTttctgcctcttttgcataaaagtagagtgcagaatgtgcaGTTGCATAACCTGGGCAGTATACTAGTCCCAGTTACTAGattgaagatttgtattgggagatatcagaaatgccGGTTAATAGAGTTTTTTCCAGTTGGTGAAGTGCCAGATAACGCAGCTTTTACTGTACCTCTGAAAGAATGCGTTTAGTATGTTTAAGGGCATTGTTGGCATGGTTAGAGATCTGTTTCATTTATTTGATAAAATGTTCATATGGAGCAGAAAGATAACTTGCTGTTACTGATACCGTCTCTATTTTTTTGTCCTTtcaaatattgtaaaaataaatttcATACATTGTTTTGTAATCTTGATGCCTGTATATCTTTGTAGTATAAAGTCTTTAAAACTAGTAAACTCATACTTGCTTTTTGTGGACTGAACTGCTCTGATTTTGCTAT
It encodes the following:
- the RPL4 gene encoding 60S ribosomal protein L4, translated to MACTRPLISVYSEKGEISGKNVTMPAVFKAPIRPDIVNFVHTNLRKNNRQPYAVSELAGHQTSAESWGTGRAVARIPRVRGGGTHRSGQGAFGNMCRGGRMFAPTKTWRRWHRRVNTTQKRYAICSALAASALPALVMSKGHRIEEVPELPLVVEDKVEGYKKTKEAVLLLKKLKAWNDIKKVYASQRMRAGKGKMRNRRRIQRRGPCIIYNEDNGIIKAFRNIPGITLLNVNKLNLLRLAPGGHVGRFCIWTESAFRKLDELYGTWRKPATLKSDYNLPMHKMTNTDLGRILKSQEIQKALRAPNKKIHRRVLKKNPLKNLRVMIKLNPYAKTMRRNTILRHAQNHKSKQEKKSKAAA